One region of Peromyscus eremicus chromosome 4, PerEre_H2_v1, whole genome shotgun sequence genomic DNA includes:
- the LOC131907794 gene encoding olfactory receptor 4P4-like yields the protein MANQRNVSEFILLGLSYDHDIQIFCFVLFLVCYMALLLGNFVILISIRCSPLFHQPMYYFLSHLSFMDICFTSCVTPKFIGDLLVVRKTISYSNCMLQVFAMHFFGMIEVLILTVMAFDRYVAICRPLHYMVIMSRTKCHLLMLAAWAGGAAHSFPQFSIALLLPYCGPNQIDHYFCDIFPLLRVACTDTYITGVLVLANSGIVTLVTFVVLFVSYVIILLTLRTHSAEGRRKALATCGSHITVIVLFFGPAIFSYLRPPTTFPEDKVFALFYTIIAPMFNPLIYTLRNAEMKNAMRKVWCQSLILMEVYK from the coding sequence ATGGCAAATCAGAGGAATGTCTCCGAATTCATTCTGCTTGGACTTTCTTATGACCATGACATACAGatattttgctttgttcttttcttaGTCTGCTACATGGCTCTTTTGCTAGGAAATTTTGTGATCCTTATCTCGATTCGATGCAGCCCGCTTTTTCATCAGCCAATGTACTATTTCCTCAGCCACCTGTCTTTTATGGATATATGTTTTACCTCCTGTGTGACCCCGAAATTCATTGGTGATCTGCTAGTAGTTCGGAAAACCATCTCTTACTCGAACTGCATGCTGCAAGTCTTTGCAATGCACTTCTTTGGAATGATTGAAGTCTTAATCCTAACAGTCATGGCCTTTGACCGCTATGTGGCTATCTGCAGGCCTCTCCACTACATGGTCATAATGAGCAGGACAAAATGCCATCTTCTAATGTTAGCAGCTTGGGCTGGTGGAGCAGCCCACTCATTTCCTCAGTTTTCTATTGCACTCTTATTGCCCTATTGTGGCCCCAATCAAATTGACCACTACTTCTGTGACATTTTTCCTCTGCTCAGAGTTGCTTGTACTGACACCTATATCACTGGTGTCCTTGTTCTGGCCAATTCAGGTATAGTCACTTTGGTGacctttgtggttttgtttgtttcttatgtCATTATTTTACTCACTTTAAGAACTCACTCAGCAGAAGGAAGACGCAAAGCCCTGGCTACATGTGGGTCTCATATCACTGTGATAGTTTTATTCTTTGGGCCAGCAATCTTCTCCTATCTTAGACCTCCTACCACTTTCCCTGAAGATAAAGTATTTGCACTGTTTTATACCATCATTGCTCCTATGTTCAACCCCTTAATTTACACGCTGAGAAATGCAGAGATGAAAAATGCAATGAGAAAAGTTTGGTGTCAATCTCTAATTTTAATGGAAGTATACAAATAA
- the LOC131908293 gene encoding LOW QUALITY PROTEIN: olfactory receptor 4P4-like (The sequence of the model RefSeq protein was modified relative to this genomic sequence to represent the inferred CDS: inserted 1 base in 1 codon), whose product MENTNNITEFILLGLSQNKKIKILCFLLFLFCYIAILGGNIFIMISITLSRLNEQPMYFFLNYLALSDLCYTSTVTPKLLTGLLIERNMISYTSCMAQLFTMHFFGGIEILILTVMAYDRYVAICKPLHYTVIMSRARCHAMVAACCAGAFIHSFFQSLLAISLPFCGPNEMDHYFCDIYPLLSLACIRTYRVGLVVVANSGMMGLVTFVVLIWSYSFILYTLRAYPAESRSKALSTCSSHVTVVILFFVPVLFIYIRPAVSYPEDKVFALFYTVIAPMFNPLIYTLRNMEMKNALRKVWCQKLXLYWKDNHDIHC is encoded by the exons ATGGAAAACACCAATAACATCACTGAATTTATACTGTTAGGACTTTCCCagaacaagaaaattaaaattctttgttttctgcTGTTCTTGTTTTGCTACATAGCTATTTTGGGGGGAAACATATTCATAATGATTTCTATCACACTCAGCCGGCTAAATGAACAACCAATGTATTTCTTCCTTAATTACCTTGCTTTGTCAGACCTGTGCTATACCTCCACAGTGACTCCCAAGCTTCTCACTGGTCTTCTCATAGAAAGGAACATGATTTCTTATACCAGCTGCATGGCTCAGCTTTTTACCATGCACTTCTTTGGAGGAATTGAGATCCTCATCCTCACAGTGATGGCCTATgatcgctatgtggccatctgcaagcCCCTGCACTACACCGTCATCATGAGCAGGGCGAGGTGCCATGCCATGGTCGCGGCTTGTTGTGCTGGTGCTTTTATACATTCTTTCTTCCAGAGCCTCCTTGCTATCAGCCTTCCCTTCTGTGGCCCCAATGAGATGGATCACTATTTCTGTGATATTTATCCTTTGCTGTCACTTGCCTGCATCAGGACGTACAGAGTCGGACTTGTGGTGGTTGCCAATTCAGGCATGATGGGACTGGTGACCTTTGTAGTCCTGATATGGTCTTACTCTTTCATATTATACACCCTCAGGGCTTACCCAGCAGAGAGCCGCAGCAAAGCTCTTTCTACATGCAGTTCCCATGTCACTGTCGTCATTTTGTTCTTTGTGCCTGTGCTTTTCATATACATTAGACCAGCTGTCTCTTATCCAGAAGATAAAGTGTTTGCTCTTTTCTACACTGTCATAGCTCCCATGTTCAACCCTCTGATCTACACGCTGAGAAACATGGAGATGAAGAATGCCCTCAGGAAAGTTTGGTGTCAGAAAC CTTTGTATTGGAAAGATAATCATGACATTCACTGCTAA